In one Apteryx mantelli isolate bAptMan1 chromosome 9, bAptMan1.hap1, whole genome shotgun sequence genomic region, the following are encoded:
- the GPR148 gene encoding probable G-protein coupled receptor 148 yields MQSAQNSKEMNFSVCAFVKRLNTTAYFHREKESNSSSPLDEAFLYYLQEWTLSPSYTNMKVFLIPPLVCFVAGVLIIPSILFVIFSRFSIRQETRYMLLGNALLCDLIYILFYTLSAVFNAANLKLPKEACILLLFLLALAYCGGLFTAAAMVLDTYIAISFPLRYIAILPASRTKKVIVLLWICSGAFPATFFLLLWSTQNFVPCVLEMCSIPVILILTLNGTDATKLCYWLAASVIFLCLFLMLCCYAILYFKTRKSGIWESISSRASVTFLMHHTVLFFYFSPLLALIVESFLYINSVIGLQIGIWVSLAICNVLMILPKILFPFLYGLRYREISASLKSMVRRKRLCLVSPGPSPS; encoded by the coding sequence ATGCAGTCAGCCCAAAATTCTAAAGAAATGAACTTCTCTGTCTGTGCTTTTGTAAAGAGACTGAATACAACTGCATACTTCCACAGGGAAAAAGAGTCCAACAGTTCCTCACCTTTGGATGAAGCTTTCTTGTACTATTTGCAGGAGTGGACTCTCAGCCCATCGTACACAAACATGAAGGTGTTTTTAATCCCTCCACTTGTTTGCTTCGTGGCAGGTGTCCTCATCATTCCTTCCATCTTGTTTGTGATTTTCTCTAGGTTTAGCATCCGTCAGGAAACAAGGTACATGCTGCTGGGAAATGCTTTGCTCTGTGACCTGATATACATTTTGTTCTACACCCTGTCTGCTGTTTTTAATGCAGCAAATCTAAAGCTCCCAAAGGAAGCTTGTATCCTCCTGTTATTTTTGCTGGCACTGGCTTACTGTGGAGGTTTGTTCACAGCTGCTGCGATGGTCTTGGACACATACATAgctatttcctttcctttgcgcTACATTGCTATTTTGCCTGCTTCACGAACGAAAAAAGTGATTGTATTACTATGGATCTGTTCTGGGGCTTTCCCTGCAACTTTCTTCTTGTTGCTATGGAGCACTCAAAACTTTGTGCCCTGTGTCCTGGAAATGTGCTCCATTCCAGTGATACTGATATTAACGCTGAATGGGACCGATGCTACGAAACTCTGTTACTGGCTTGCTGCCTCTGTTATCTTTCTCTGTCTGTTTTTAATGCTCTGTTGCTATgctattctgtattttaaaacaagaaaatcagGGATATGGGAGAGCATCTCCTCTAGAGCCAGTGTGACATTCTTAATGCATCACACTGTGTTGTTCTTCTACTTCTCTCCACTCTTGGCACTTATTGTAGAATCATTCTTGTACATTAACTCTGTCATTGGACTACAGATAGGAATCTGGGTCTCCCTGGCAATCTGCAATGTCCTGATGATTCTGCCTAAAATTTTGTTCCCTTTTCTGTATGGGCTCCGGTACAGAGAGATCTCAGCCTCTCTCAAATCCATGGTCAGAAGAAAGCGTCTTTGCCTGGTGTCACCTGGTCCATCACCATCCTGA